A single region of the Paraburkholderia megapolitana genome encodes:
- a CDS encoding MerR family transcriptional regulator, with protein sequence MSNNLLIGDVARRTGRSVHTIRWYESQGLLPGVVRDQGGRRLYNQRHVSWLDLMDRLRRTGMSVAQMRNYTALVEQGATTLTERRALLASHRARVQETIETWTDALALIDAKVEFYDEWVANGQRPEVEPHRRLPTSMTAARQQRDV encoded by the coding sequence ATGTCGAATAATCTGCTTATCGGAGACGTTGCCCGCCGCACCGGTCGAAGTGTCCACACGATCCGATGGTACGAGTCTCAAGGATTGCTGCCGGGCGTGGTACGCGATCAGGGTGGCCGAAGACTGTACAACCAGCGGCACGTGAGCTGGCTCGACCTCATGGACCGCCTGCGCAGAACAGGCATGTCGGTTGCGCAGATGCGCAACTACACCGCACTCGTCGAACAAGGCGCGACTACGCTGACCGAGCGTAGGGCACTGCTTGCTTCACACCGTGCCCGTGTGCAGGAAACCATCGAGACATGGACCGATGCGCTCGCTTTGATCGATGCGAAGGTTGAGTTCTACGATGAGTGGGTCGCCAATGGTCAGCGGCCGGAGGTCGAGCCGCATCGACGTCTTCCGACATCGATGACGGCCGCCAGACAACAGCGTGACGTATAG
- a CDS encoding nuclear transport factor 2 family protein: protein MTTLQNKALVQSIMDARAQRDHGPFRAAMADDFVWRIIGNTAWSGTYEGKADVIERLLKPLYAQFEAPSRIVPTRILADGDYVVVQCEGDATTVSGERYANTYCFVIRVEDGMLRELTEYCDTALIDRVLRAPSGRGSDATV, encoded by the coding sequence ATGACGACCCTGCAAAACAAAGCCCTTGTACAAAGCATCATGGACGCGCGCGCCCAGCGCGATCACGGACCTTTTCGCGCGGCCATGGCGGACGACTTCGTCTGGCGAATCATCGGGAACACGGCCTGGTCGGGTACATACGAGGGGAAGGCCGACGTCATCGAGCGCCTGTTAAAACCGCTCTATGCGCAATTCGAGGCGCCGTCGCGTATTGTTCCCACGCGGATTCTCGCGGATGGCGATTATGTGGTCGTTCAGTGCGAGGGCGACGCTACGACCGTGTCCGGCGAGCGGTACGCGAATACGTACTGTTTCGTGATTCGTGTCGAGGATGGAATGCTGCGCGAACTCACCGAATACTGTGACACCGCGCTTATCGATCGTGTATTGCGCGCGCCGTCGGGTCGAGGTTCCGACGCAACAGTTTGA
- a CDS encoding GNAT family N-acetyltransferase gives MHLDPRRAVPADRQAIEEIVRQAYSPYISRIGRPPGPMSDDYGRLIDAGRVYVVETEGTIQGILVLVPEPDAMLLDNVAVALSARGTGIGRRLLEYAEHSARAAGYRAIRLYTHETMTENIALYSRIGYTETHRAEEKGLKRVFMVKHLV, from the coding sequence ATGCATCTCGATCCCCGCCGCGCCGTTCCGGCCGACCGTCAAGCCATCGAGGAGATCGTTCGACAGGCCTACTCGCCTTATATCAGTCGTATCGGGCGACCGCCGGGGCCGATGTCGGATGACTACGGGCGCTTGATCGACGCGGGCCGGGTCTACGTCGTCGAGACGGAAGGCACCATACAAGGCATTCTCGTGCTCGTCCCGGAGCCGGATGCGATGTTGCTCGATAACGTAGCCGTGGCACTTTCGGCAAGAGGGACAGGAATAGGCCGAAGGCTACTGGAATACGCCGAGCACTCAGCCAGAGCGGCAGGCTACCGGGCGATCAGGCTCTACACCCACGAGACCATGACCGAAAATATCGCGCTCTACTCTCGCATCGGCTACACCGAGACGCATCGGGCCGAGGAGAAAGGTCTGAAGCGGGTGTTCATGGTCAAGCACCTTGTTTGA
- a CDS encoding LysR family transcriptional regulator, producing MTAGDDYEVLLAVIDHGSLTAAARSLGRSLQAVSRSLASIEQQLNVSLFTRTTRRVYPTAACLAFASRIRPALREIHSARDELIEQNVQLRGAIRIAAPSSFGVQYVVPSVTAFMGIHAGVSAELLFSEKHVDLAGEGIDLAVRLGSLPDSNLRARRVTEFRRVLFAAPEYLAARGHLTDPSDLAKHECILRKDPLREVWDFGADGRSVEVHGRLRANDADACNMAAAAGHGIARAPLWQVRSLVDSGAVEVVLAEFEPKPVPVHLVWVAGRSLPRRVRALIDFLAERIAAQDL from the coding sequence ATGACAGCAGGTGACGACTACGAAGTGCTGCTCGCGGTGATCGACCACGGCAGTCTCACCGCGGCAGCGAGATCGCTTGGCCGCTCGCTACAGGCAGTGAGCCGCTCGCTTGCGAGCATCGAGCAGCAACTCAACGTTTCGCTGTTCACCAGAACCACGCGTCGTGTCTATCCGACAGCGGCATGCCTGGCGTTCGCCAGCCGCATTCGACCAGCGCTACGTGAAATCCACTCGGCCCGGGACGAATTGATCGAGCAGAACGTCCAGTTACGCGGTGCTATTCGCATTGCTGCACCGTCTTCCTTCGGCGTGCAATACGTCGTGCCGTCGGTCACCGCATTCATGGGCATCCATGCGGGTGTCAGCGCGGAACTGCTGTTCTCGGAAAAGCATGTCGACCTCGCTGGCGAAGGAATCGACCTTGCTGTTCGTCTGGGCAGTCTCCCCGACTCAAATCTTCGGGCGCGCCGGGTCACCGAATTTCGACGCGTGCTGTTTGCTGCACCGGAATACCTCGCCGCACGCGGTCACCTCACCGATCCCTCCGACCTCGCGAAACACGAATGCATCCTTCGAAAGGACCCGCTTCGGGAGGTCTGGGACTTCGGCGCGGATGGCCGCAGCGTAGAGGTCCATGGCAGGTTGCGCGCAAACGACGCCGATGCTTGCAACATGGCCGCAGCAGCAGGCCACGGCATAGCCCGCGCGCCGTTGTGGCAGGTGCGCAGCCTTGTCGATTCGGGCGCGGTGGAAGTCGTGCTTGCGGAGTTCGAGCCGAAGCCCGTGCCGGTGCACCTGGTATGGGTCGCTGGACGATCGTTGCCGCGCCGCGTAAGGGCGCTGATCGATTTCCTCGCGGAGAGGATCGCGGCGCAGGATCTATAG